A single Cyclopterus lumpus isolate fCycLum1 chromosome 15, fCycLum1.pri, whole genome shotgun sequence DNA region contains:
- the vip gene encoding VIP peptides isoform X2, with product MCNAMLRRTGPQLLFLIALCSVLYSRTLSLPYTSMRPARHADGLFTSGYSKLLGQLSARRYLESLIGKRVSDELMEEPVKRHSDAIFTDNYSRFRKQMAVKKYLNSVLTGKRSLEDPGASDPEEARDEPNTFQESYDDFNVDHLLNNFHLPL from the exons AT GTGTAACGCGATGTTACGGCGGACCGGCCCCCAGCTGCTGTTCCTCATCGCCCTGTGCAGCGTGCTGTACTCCCGGACGCTGAGTCTGCCGTACACGTCCATGAG GCCGGCGAGACACGCGGACGGTCTGTTCACCAGCGGGTACAGCAAGCTCCTCGGGCAGCTGTCAGCGCGGAGGTACCTGGAGTCTCTGATCGGGAAGCGGGTCAG tgatgagctgatggaggagccgGTGAAGCGCCACTCGGACGCCATCTTCACAGACAACTACAGCCGCTTCCGCAAACAGATGGCCGTTAAGAAGTACCTGAACTCAGTGCTCACCGGAAAGAGAAG CCTAGAAGATCCTGGCGCCAGCGACCCGGAGGAGGCCAGGGACGAACCCAACACCTTCCAGGAGAGCTACGACGACTTCAACGTAGACCACCTCCTCAACAACTTTCACCtg ccACTTTGA
- the vip gene encoding VIP peptides isoform X1, which yields MNQKSFLIKCNAMLRRTGPQLLFLIALCSVLYSRTLSLPYTSMRPARHADGLFTSGYSKLLGQLSARRYLESLIGKRVSDELMEEPVKRHSDAIFTDNYSRFRKQMAVKKYLNSVLTGKRSLEDPGASDPEEARDEPNTFQESYDDFNVDHLLNNFHLPL from the exons ATGAATCAGAAGTCATTTTTAATCAA GTGTAACGCGATGTTACGGCGGACCGGCCCCCAGCTGCTGTTCCTCATCGCCCTGTGCAGCGTGCTGTACTCCCGGACGCTGAGTCTGCCGTACACGTCCATGAG GCCGGCGAGACACGCGGACGGTCTGTTCACCAGCGGGTACAGCAAGCTCCTCGGGCAGCTGTCAGCGCGGAGGTACCTGGAGTCTCTGATCGGGAAGCGGGTCAG tgatgagctgatggaggagccgGTGAAGCGCCACTCGGACGCCATCTTCACAGACAACTACAGCCGCTTCCGCAAACAGATGGCCGTTAAGAAGTACCTGAACTCAGTGCTCACCGGAAAGAGAAG CCTAGAAGATCCTGGCGCCAGCGACCCGGAGGAGGCCAGGGACGAACCCAACACCTTCCAGGAGAGCTACGACGACTTCAACGTAGACCACCTCCTCAACAACTTTCACCtg ccACTTTGA
- the vip gene encoding VIP peptides isoform X3: protein MLRRTGPQLLFLIALCSVLYSRTLSLPYTSMRPARHADGLFTSGYSKLLGQLSARRYLESLIGKRVSDELMEEPVKRHSDAIFTDNYSRFRKQMAVKKYLNSVLTGKRSLEDPGASDPEEARDEPNTFQESYDDFNVDHLLNNFHLPL, encoded by the exons ATGTTACGGCGGACCGGCCCCCAGCTGCTGTTCCTCATCGCCCTGTGCAGCGTGCTGTACTCCCGGACGCTGAGTCTGCCGTACACGTCCATGAG GCCGGCGAGACACGCGGACGGTCTGTTCACCAGCGGGTACAGCAAGCTCCTCGGGCAGCTGTCAGCGCGGAGGTACCTGGAGTCTCTGATCGGGAAGCGGGTCAG tgatgagctgatggaggagccgGTGAAGCGCCACTCGGACGCCATCTTCACAGACAACTACAGCCGCTTCCGCAAACAGATGGCCGTTAAGAAGTACCTGAACTCAGTGCTCACCGGAAAGAGAAG CCTAGAAGATCCTGGCGCCAGCGACCCGGAGGAGGCCAGGGACGAACCCAACACCTTCCAGGAGAGCTACGACGACTTCAACGTAGACCACCTCCTCAACAACTTTCACCtg ccACTTTGA